In Rissa tridactyla isolate bRisTri1 chromosome 5, bRisTri1.patW.cur.20221130, whole genome shotgun sequence, the sequence ACGAACAGAAACAGATaatatgaattttttcatcaattaTGTACTCAAAATAGAATTTGAGTATATTGGTTACTATTCCATCTCTTATTTAGAACAGATTCTCAGAGAGACAACATCTGTGTTTTAAAGTATACAGGTGGCCCATGAAGCCacgttgctgttttctttttcctctgtataGCCCTCACTGATCCTCCAAATTTTGGGGGATGCTGGATCTCCCAAATTAGTGTTTTATGTTAGTTATAAGTAAGCTGTTAGAGCTGGCAGTTTTTAGACCTTGCTTCTTGTAACATCTCTAAAGCTTGACTACCAATTTTtatgtaagaaaattatttttgtgttatgatcagggaaaaaagatgagagtgtttttttcctttttcttttctagtgttGTAATCCTGATGCTGAAGTGAAATTATGTTCaaagactgaatttttaaaatagttaaaaagaaCTAGGTGTTCAACTCTCACTAAAATTCAATAGGGTATAAGGGACTAATTAGACTCTCACCTGAGATCTGTTCATTATAGTTCTGATTTTAATTTAGATAGTGTGGGCTGGATTTATGAAAGAATTTGGATGTGGGCACCGGCTTCAGAGTAGCATGTAAGTAGGAGGATAGAACAATTTAAGTATGGGGATGCATCTGAAACTCTGCATTTCTAAAGTTTAAGCCTAGACTCTCATTTGCTTAAGATTCAGAGCTCATTGATATTATGCCCACCTTTAAACAAAACCTAATTTGAGAGTTAACCCACAGAGAGGAATCATCAAGTTCAGGGCATTTCCTAGTGTAGGAAAATAGCTACATAGGACTGACCTGACGCTGTTTATATATCATCGTTTACTGTGTAAGTATCAGGTTAGAGGTGGGGTTTTAGTGGAAGGGTGTGAAGTTACTGACTGAGGCAGAGTACAAACCCACTTAATCTAGGACTGTTTGTGCATGTGAAGAACTAGAGGTCTGATGCTAAGAAAACTTTACATCAAATAGTAAGAAGTTTGTGACACTTGAAGGATTCAATAACAATTCAGTGGGTATTGCTGGACTGCTGTTTTAGGCTCACATGCCTGtacttttcattattcttttgcTTGGCTCTCATTCAgtaacagaaaaaatacttttttctagaTATGAGATGACAGATTGCAAATAATGCCATCATCTTGTTTACTATTACCATCCTCTCACCTACTTGCAGAGAAAGATCTAATAATAAGGTCAATAAGGTTTACTGATAAAGTTTGATCAACAAGCTCAGTTGCCGGAAAAGTTGCCAGTTTAGCTGACTTTGAGgtctgtcttctcctttttgcTAGAAAATTTCTCATGTCCTGCTTTATTTGGCATGAGGGAAGGAGAAGCATCATTCTGAGTCAACCAACTTTTGCAAATAGTCCATAAATGCATCACTGTACCTAATATGTAAAGAACATTGGATAGGAAACCACAAGTATAGGGTGTgatttcaaaacattaaaaaatagaaaattaaagttATATGAGGGATCATTTGCTTTGACTTATACTTTAAGTGTACTAGTGTAGAACTAATATATGAGAAGTAATTGAGCAGTTTTGAGATGTTCATCTGCAAAAACACAGCAATCTAGATAAGACCACATAGTGTGAATTGTTGCTTTGTACCAAGCAGTCTGAAGTGTGTGTATACTTTTTTATGAAAGTGTTTGTGAATTATTTGTGTTTGAATATTTGCCTTATTTTACCAGGACCCTTTTCCAGAACTCTTCAGGCCAGAAGAATGATGTTTTTCACTTGGACATTAAAAATGTCGGTGGGATAGGCCAGATCTTGGACTTTATGTACACCTCTCACCTGGATCTTAGCCAGGACAATGTACAAGCTATGTTGGATATTGCACAGTGTCTTCAAGTGCAAAATGTGCTGAACATTTGCCACacctttttaaaatcttctgcAGCTGTAGAACAAACTGCCAGCATGCCTTGTAATAGCGTGTTTTCGCTGCAGAATACTTTGACTGCAGATACTAGCTGTGCCAATGACAGTTATGGAACAAACCTGTTGCATGAATGCTCATCTGACACACAAGCTAATAAAGTCTTGGCTGACCACCATTCTCATGCATCGCAGTCTGTTAATCTTCACGCACCCTCAGGTGATGTACAGAAACAACCACAAGACTCCTTAGATGGCAACTGCACGGAGCTTCCATTTAAACAACCAAATTACTATTATAAACTACGCAACTTTTACAGTAAACAGTTCTATAAGCAAAATGCTTGCTCTAATCATGAGAGAGTAGCAGAACAATCCTTTTCTTACAACACGTCTACAGAAATAAACACCGTAGAGAATAATGCTTGTACTGTCAATCACTCTGAGTGTATTCTGGAAACCTCTGaccatttaccatcaaactttctGGTTCAGTCTGTGAATGAAGCTGCTCCAGACCAAGATGCAGAAAGCACACTTATGCAGCCCACCAAACAGATGCGGCTGAAAAAGGCAATACACCTCAAAAAGTTAAATTTTCTAAGATCTCAGAAATCTGCAGAACAGCCGCCTGAGCCTAAAAGAGATGACAGTAGAATAACAGGAGTAATTGAATCTGTAAATGAAAGTAACGTGGACATGACAAATGTTAGagttactgaagaaaaagaaactgaagatttAGTGAATTCTGAGAATTTTGAACAAACTGTTGAAATTGAGAAATCTCAAGGTCCTTTGGAACAAGAAGGGCAATCACAGACTCTTCAGTCGCAGAGGCAATATACTTGTGACTTGTGTGGGAAGGCTTTCAAACATCCAAGCAATTTGGAGCTTCATAAAAGGTCTCATACAGGTACAGTTATCAATAACTTGGTCTGCAGACCAAATATTTCAATTAAAGAGGATGTCTTGTGGTATATCTTGAGTCAGAGATGCTGGTTAAGGGTCTACTTTCaaaaggttgtgggttttttgttgttttgggtttttttacatgaaTAATCATACATGAATAAAGACTGTTAAGACTGAGATTAGCTGAGAGTTCTATTAAAGATTTCTCCTTCATATTTGTTTCTTAGAGTTATTTTTCAAAGAACATTGTGTGATATTTcaatgaaaactttatttttgtcttgcattTAGAAGAGGCATTTCTAGTCAGTTTGTCAGATGGCCCAGAAGTCTGAGTCAGATAACAATGAAAAGTGTAAATGGATAGAAGATACTACAGCTGTTCTACATGACCTCAGTTCTCTCTGATCATATATTCATTGTAAGATGCAAGTGATTAAGGCTTGATTGTCATTTCTTTTTAACCTATATAAATATGCTCTATAAATAATTTATACCTTTTTCCTAGTGTGAACAACTCTCATTGCATTTACCTAGAGAGTAATGATCTTGCAGACAAGTAGACTGCAGACCGAATGGgaattttgaattaatttgctttgttttaaaaactcaCAGGTAATATTACTTTTAAACCTAGCACAGATTTATTTCTAATTATCTTTTTATTCTAGTGAAAAACAAGATCCAGTCTTAACTTTGAATTAACTAATTTGTCTGTTCAGTTTAACCACCACATTCTATTCTATTTCTACaactttaaatatgtttttttaaaagggtttttaaGAATTACCTTAGCTAGTCAAGTAACACCATTGCTTCCAAGTCCTTGAGATGGCATTATTCCTGATTAAGCTGTTGaatgttttttgcctttctttttccctgtatTAAATCTCTCTCAGTCTTgtcaaataaaaatcactttgcaAATGAGCATACATGTATCGGTACTTTGACAGTAAATATGAATCCCTCTTAGCAGACATTAATTTCTTTGGTTAGTTGATCCTTAGtattaagaaattttttttttctgtcttattagTAGAAAAATCTTTCCAGAACCTGGAAATATGAACATTTTGCATTATGTGCCTGAAGTTTTCACTTGGTATCTTTGACTACTTCTGTAtgttcacattatttttttttttttttaatttggtctcCTGTGAGAGTTGCACATGTCTCTTACCTAGATCTTCTCTCTTTACCTTGTATTTTTTGAATCTATTATCCGATTTTAGCTGACATCATCAGGTATATTTTAATATCTTAGAAATTTCATGAAAATGGGTGATCAGATAGAAGCTAGAGCATCTAGAGAAGTCCCAACTGAGGGAGAGACTCTGAAGTCACTAATATGTGAGTTTGTGCTAGAGAATCTATGTGAGAGAGAGACACCAGCTATGACAAACCTGTTAGAATTTCGCCTTCCTTAAACATCTTAGTCATTGGAAGGAATCTGGATTTTGTGAGTTCTGGTGCCCATCAAACTACTTGTTTTTTTAAGAGTGTGTTGCCCAAGTGATAGACTTAATTATTGTATGTTTCTGAGTCTGATGAATGATTTAAAACATGATGTTCAAAATTTAGTCTACCTCTGCTAATGTATTGTGACTTAAAGGTCAGGGGAGTGGACTGGGTACTAAGCTTTATAGAAGAAAGAGACTATAGCCCCTGATACAAGTGTTTTACAACTTTTCTTCTCTAGACACAACATGGCCAGCAAATGCTTACAAGTGTAAgaaatgggaagagagaaaaagggttGCAGTAGCTTTGCAAGGCTGTTTATGTGTTgcaattaatttctttgttcttatttGAGGTCTGTGTATTTACACGTGTTTTCACTCCACTTAAGCTCTGATAGATGTTGTTTCACATTCCCCAACACTGCCTGATACAAACTAGCTTTATACATTATGTAAGAAAAGTGATCCTAGACTTGGTTTTGTTGCTGCGGATCTTCTCTGCTAGTCTGAGTATGCATTGGATTCAGGAATTCCATGCTGCTTTTCATACACTATAGAGCGTAAGTTTAACAAATAATAAGCACATCAAAGAGGAGTGGAAAACTGAAGGCAAGAATATGTCTCCATATGCCTGTTTGCTTGTCTGTTATTTTTGGGTCATGTTAATCAGTTTTTAGATATCCAACTAGTGCAAAATGAGTACTTGGAAAATTGCAGTGGATAGCGAGTAGGATGTTAATATAGAAAGGATCTGTAGCTGAAGGTACAGGGCACATCTGTATCACTAATACTCGTAGTTAAGTAATGGAAGCGTATGCTAAAAGCCATTTCTATTTATCTGCCACTTCAGAAAGCATAGCAAATTACTAgctaatgaattttatttaaaaatattaattttctagaACTGAGCAAAAGGGTTAGCAAGCGTTTAGGTATTACAGCACTTACTGATAGTCCTCCAAATCTGGTTTTGCTGAAGAGCAATGGCAAGCCAGTGTTTAACCCATAGATGACAAGTCTTTCGATGTAAGTGCTGTGGAGGCCTCGTTGTCGAGAAAAAGCACATGTGAAATTCTCTGTCCCTGAACACTAGGGAACTGCTAAAGAATTTACAGGTTAACATGGTTGCATTGGTGAGTTGTCTATGTGAAGGACAGGCATACTGTGTTCAACACAAATCATTGTATTGGGTTTTCTAGCAGTTTTGATTGTATTGCTAGAGGATATTTAAAGGAATCCCTAAATAGAGCTTATTGCACTGACTTTAAGATTGATTTGGACTTGTCTGAATGTTATAATTTTATCATTTGTTTTTTATTAGATTGGCCTgtctgaaaaaaaggaagtagaTATATCTCTCTCATACAGTTCTTACCTATCCAGTAACATCCAGTGTTTTggttcttttgaaaaatattttcaggaaacatCTCACACCCCCTACCCTCCACCCCCAAGGAAAGAACTCTTGGCAGGATGGAAAACAACAGGAGCAGAGTTACACTTTCATGTAATACACTGTTGATCCTCAACCTTTTTATTCTGAGCTTTGCTTGAGCAAATTGACAGCCTTCCATGCTTCAGTGGGTCCCGCTCCTCACCTTTGTGATCTCTTCAGGAATATTGCTTCTGCCTCTGTGCCTTTCTTCTCTGGAGCTGACACACCACTGCTTTGATCCCACTACTGTATACTTTATCTTCATGTCTTCTTGCAGAGTGTTGAACAAGAAGGATGCAACAGAAGATAGAAAACATAAGGCAGTCCAAGAGTTCAAAAGTCAAGTTCCCTGGATGTTTGTTTATGCATTGTCTTAATTGTAGTTCAGTATCTGTCTTCCCATTTCATGTAGACAGCAGTATGATTTCTTGTTTGCCTTCTCTTAAGGTTCCAGATATGGTCTCACCAGTGATAGGCAGAGAAGAATCATCTTCAGATTACTATCTGCACTCTTACTAATACGCTCTAGGAAACAATTAGCCTCACTTTACCTTAGGGATGCTACAACACTATGAGTAATTCAGTATTTCTGCTAGAATTCATTCTTGGAATAGGCTACTTGGTATGCCTGGTGGTTTGGAGTTTATGCAGGTGTAGAATTGTTCTCCAAAACCTAATTTGATGTTTCTAGTCaaacaaaacttttttgttttatctttaccATGGAGGGAAAAACCCCTGCAACTCTTTGCACATCAATGAGTACAGTTATAATGAGGCTGCATGCAGCCTACAACAACAGTTTTGAGAAATTTGAGCCTCCAGTTACCTCCCTCCCCCTCTAATTATTTCAGGGTGTATTTCTGTTCAGATAATTGTCTTTGTGTcaacagtaattttctttttttttttgtgtaggtaGTTTCTGCAGAAATTGCTACTATTGTTTTTATCCTCCATTTCAAAAATCTTGATGCTTTTAGAGTTGTCAGAAGTCTTTCCAGTTGCCACAGATCTGGCTCCCTGTTGGTTTCATTTATATTTGAGTTGTCGGTACCATAGTTTTTAGTGTTTTGCAAATTTAGAGCCATAATGAAATCAAGCCTCGGTTGAGGCTCAGTTTACTTAttggtttcttaatttttttctttaattgaataAAAACTTTCTTGAAACTGCTGAAAGATTTCGGTTCTTCATTAAGTAGAAAAAGTAGATATAACCTCAAGTTATCAGACTAACTGCAAGATTGCTATCTGTGAAGCCACATAACGGTGTATGTTTACTCTGTGCTTTAAGATCTAAGAGAGCTGCATTTAGTCCTTGATCCTAAAATACGTTGAAAGTACATCACCTGTATTTGGCATCAGGGAAGGAAAATGGAACATCAACACCTGGATGTTGTAGATGTTGCTTgtaacacttccaaggatggaggaGGAATACTGATCTAGAGAATACTTGCTGGAAGAGAAGGCTAAAAATAGTCAAGAGGTGTTCTGTAAAATCaggaaaattataatttaaaaagtaaataaaaatatttaggcaGATTTTGAATCAGCACCAAGATGAAACATAGTGCAAgatctctttttccttctggaaatatCTGCATTCAAAATCACAAGGATTTACACTAATTTTGCTTCCCTGTACCTGTGGGCCAGATTATATATGTCCTTTCAGTGTACAGTTAGACTCATGAAAATACCATTAGAAGTCTGACTGTCATTGAGTTCAGTGGTATTTGagcattattattgtttttaaaataccagaGGATGCACAGAGATTTTTATCAACAGTGTACAAACTAGGAAACCAAGaactaagcaggaaaaaaaatacctttaaagaaTAATGCAGAGGAGAGAAAGTGATTAGAAAAAAGATATTTGTGTCAAATTGACAGCTAGAGAATTGAAGTATTGTGCAGTTACATTCTAGATTAAGAATAAAGatattttgaaaagctaaaaTGGGCTGCACTAGTTTTGTACTAAAGCTGctcatatatttttacatattttaccaCTTTTATACGTATAAATTTAgaattttggaggaaaatacATGGGTTACTTATCAGATACTCTTATATAGGAtgagaatttgaaggaaaatatatATCTGAAAAAGCAGATTCCTTCCAAATTAGCTTCTCTGCATTCCTTACTCTTTTTAAGAACGGGCCTTTGTGTGTACAAGTGGAAGAACTGGTGCATTTCCCGtagttgctgctgttgttgtagGACCTTGttatcttctgtttttcctggccGTATCGTACccctttcatttggaaaaaataaaaaaaaaataaaattacaaaacactCCTATTCATATCAAAACTCTTCCACTTACTTGTTTTAAAACTACTCTGTGTCTGAGTAAGGCTGCCTTACAAACTTAATGGTAAATGCTGTACTTTCCTCTTGAATTTCCCCTTAAATATATGGGTAAGTGTCCTTTTGGGGATATTTTTACTcttacatattttaaaaggaaacgtaccaaattaaaacatttgtattttgtcGCAACTATTAGAAGTTCTAtgttctgtttcttctccttttaggTGAGAAACCTTTTGAATGTAACATTTGTGGGAAACACTTCTCACAGGTGGGAATATTTTATATTATGGTACTTgaattgaaaattaaatgcatCTATGTGTTGATTCTAAAAATAAACTTAGTTGTAAATCtataaattagatattttttgttCAGAGAGAGACTTGACTTTAGGGATAGAATATTAAAATgtcttatttgaaaataatgttaaatgttttatatttatttgataTGTTTTGTACCTTTGATTCTGTCTGCTCTCAGTAGATGTGTTATGTATTTTATCTTCAAATGAATGTTTTAACTATACACAGCCACAACTATATTTGAAATTCAGAGAATGTTCACTCTCAGGCTGTGCTTTTGCCTTATGCTTAGGGATATGTCGTGAATAGTATTTTTACAgtgcctgaaaaaaatacaggttaGAATTTTATATAATGTTGTATTCACAATACTGTTTCATCTTCCTAAATGGCACAAATTattaagcagatttttttggagtcagtttctttttctgaagaacagcAGCACGATCTGTCTGAAGTGACAAAACTCagctatgatttaaaaaaaacagtcctGTGAAATACCCTACCTACGTATGGGGCCTAAGCTTTAACTGTCTTAATTTGCCCTCCAATGCTTGCTTAATCTTCTGGGTGCAACAGTTCATTTGCATTTCTACAAATTTGGTGCCTAGTTGTCTCACGTTTCCAAAacgtctttttcttttctattttcttggtTAGAATATGTGCACCTAAGTACAGGAGACAATAGACAGGTGTATAATTTTATACTAAGATTAAATAATAATTATCATTGAATAACTTGTGTCCTCCTTATGGTTTAAGGATTAGAATTATGAGGTCTTTGTCTATCCACCTACCAGTGCTTGTTCTTCTCTTGCTCCAGTTTTGTCCACCCAGTGGGACTTCTTTGACCCATGAATCTCATGCAGTTGCATCCTCCACTGTTGCTAAATATAACACTGCATCCAGTGAGCAATACTGTTTCATCATGCTTATCAAGCCATTTTAACAGAACTGGGTTTGCTGAATAGGCAAAGAAAGtgcattttcattcattttgatGGCTGAACTTgtagttattaaaagaaaaaagtgaatatttCCAAATTCCGTTAACAGTACTTTTGGCAAACGGAGTGATATTCTGTACCACTACTGTGGGGGAAGAGGGAATAAAAAATCTTCACATATTCAGAGCGTATGACAGGCATGACAGACTCCTCATGCAACATGCATTGCTCCTCTttaataaaaaccaacaaaaaccccatcAAAACTGGAAATTTCTGCCTTTTAATTAAACACTCTCAAAtggcttccttcccttcctctcccccccccattacctgacTTGCCTGAAGGTGTAGGTAGATACATATTGATGGACAATACCTACATGTCCAGAATATAAGCCATAGCATTCAGCTTGTGTGCTGAAGGGAACTTGAATACTTCTCTTGAATTGTGCAAATAAGTAAGACTCCACCTACCAGACAGTAAGATGCAAGGATAATTGCAATCTACTTTTTGCTTAAAAGGCCATCTCCGATCTTACTCTTGATCTTCTCagcctgcaggcacagaaatagTAACGCTTTTCTTACTTAAGCCTTCGTGTTCTTGTGCTTTTGAGACAGTGCAGTTGTTGCGTCTGATAGTACGTCTGCTCCTGCTGCATATAACTGATGTTCCGTGTTTTGGAatgtgaaacagaaaatgaagaaagcaggGAAAACTGGCATAGGAACGCATAGTCTGGAACAAATAACCATAAATGTCTTTGATTTTTGGAGAAAAAGGTTCCTTTTGTACTTCCAAGCCTGCATCTTCCCTTACTACTAGTACACAGCCTGTTGCTATGTGGTCCTTCTCTGGCTGGTGGTCCAGGATATCATGTTTTACCTCCTGACTACCTGCTTTTGCAGAGCTTCTTTTCGGGGACCATATGCATTACTTCCTTCACTTGAGAAGCATGCCAGATACAAATGGACTAAGTCTTGCATATTTCTCTAGTCTCCGAGTGTGAGGAGTGGCATGCAACCAGTATCAGTAAGAGAATTCTTctgagcacttttttttctttcactgaaatgcTAACAAAGTCCTCTTATGCTTTTTCATTGGTATGCCATATTATGCCTTAACCAACAGGTGGTTGTATACCAACTTAAAAGCTTAGGAAGAATACAAGTTACTgatggttttgcctttttctgtctcAGCATAGTTAATAACAAGCTTTTGCCCTCATTAGGAGGAAATGACATAGGCTTGTAATGAAGAAATGGATCTACTTGCTAAATGTTTTAATTCTGGCTAAAAATACTTGTAAGGGAACTATTTCAGAATAAGTGTTGCACTTCAAATTCACCCTCTGTCTTTATCCAGAATAACTTTCAAATGCCTATGATatggtttgatttggtttgtgACGTGGATAGAGGTAAAGGTTTTGACTTTCCTATGTTTCTCTCAAATGTACCTGTGCATAAAATCCCTTGTCTTTGCAAAGCACAAATTGCCTCATGGAGAAGTCAGTTTAGTTTTCTCCTTCATCAGAAATAGGTGTCTAATGCGTCTCTTTGAATGGATTTCAGTATTATAAAGTTTGGGCTGAGAGAACAGTGCTTCAGCCATGCTGTTGTCTGAAAAACTTCAGAGGAGTTAAAGCGCTCTCAGGGTTCAAACAGTGATCCATTTAATATTGTCCCCTGTATCTGTTTGTGTGTCTCCAATACGTTAGGTCTGGTATATTATAAGCTCTGATTACAGTGATTGATCATCGTAGGTAATTTATTATCTAAAGGAGCTGGAAGAAATTACTGACAGGTCTTATTTTTGTTGTCTCACTTTGACTAAGGAGGACATGATAATCTTTGCATCCCCAGTTTTCTTTCCTAATTGAAAGGACTTAATGTTCCTTTAGTGTACTTGGATAAAACCAGGCAGTTGTCCATCAAAGAGAATGGAAGGGTTAAAAACTGACCATGGAAGTATGCACAATGTATGGAATATCCGCAGCTCTTCTATCCGGACTAGCTGTATCTTGTGCTTTGAGAACAGGACTCTCAGTGGATTAGCCATTCAGAAGCAGCAGTggctttaagaaaataaaattaaattaaaaaaaagttggaatgaGTAAGATGGTTTTGTCTAGTCATCATCTGGTTTGCCTGCTAGACTAGCATGATTTTTACAGGATTGGGAGAGGAAAGATACATGATAAAAATTAGTTGCCGGTAATCCCATTTGTTCATTTCTGTACTTgctattccattttcttttgatATGAGTAAATATTTATAGGTTTGGAGCACTTCGCTCTGAgtattttatgttttgaaaaatgtttactctgttcttttctttttaacctccTGGTAGGTGAAATCAGACATCCTGATgtaacaatattttatttgtagGACAGGGAAAATGAGACTAACATGAACCATATTACTAGTAAGTTTTCTTCTTCACTGCAATCTAGGTTgtgtaattttaatttataattggATCTGTTTTCAACTAtaggtcttcctttttccatAGCATTTgattccagtcttttttttttcctgttcttgtcAATGTATAATTACATACGTAAGCAATTTGATCTTAAAGTACTTGGTAGTCTGTCTTTACTAGATAAGAATGCTTGAGTTCCTACATACTTTGTAGTCTTCACTGCCTTAGAATTAGGAATAAAAAGCCAGTCTCATAGTTCCTGTCATTGTGTTTTTGTCTGTATACAGCAACAGGCTAGctgaatttaaatgtttaaattactGTCCCTTCAGGCAGGTAATCTCCAGACACATTTACGTCGACATTCTGGTGAAAAGCCATACATTTGTGAAATCTGTGGGAAAAGGTGAGTAGAATTGTTCATCTTGGTAAAGCTAACATGATAAAACttgttcatattttctttaatcttcctgaTAAACTAAGGGCCAAGAGCTAAGGCAGCATGCAGCtcaattttgtttaaaagacaTTAGGTTTGTTTTGTGTATTGATgggataaaaatacataaatgtctGCCAGTGTCTTGTTGCAAGTCTCAATACTGAGATAAACACGTCACCACATATATAGTCCGTGGTCTTCCTTAAGTTTTAATATATTGGTACCTTTAGGTAAGCTTATACTATTGTGTGTATTTTGAACAGCGTGAGTCACAGTAAACCATGTGGTTTTGTACCTTtcccttacattttttttcagtatttggtcATAtaatttttgttacattttatgGAAATTAAGAAGTATGGAGAACTTGATGAATTTAAGGAAAGCATTAAATATTTCTGCCTTCTGCTAGCAGGTGACAGAAAACACACTAGTTTAGGAGTAGCATTTGTACTTAAACTAAGTTAAATGCAGAATGAACTAATAACATTAATGGTGAAAAGGTTTTTTGGGGGTTCACGTTCTAGCATAAATTTAATTAGACATTGCcagcttcaaaatgtttttcttaaatgcatCCATTTAGGTAtctgtggttttgattttaatCTTTATTCAGAATATCAGGCATTCATTATAGTTGATTTCCACGTGATGCTCAGTTTAGGAGAATAAGGGGCTTATAAGGACAGTAATTGGATTTCTGTATTCTGTTACAGATTTGCTGCTTCTGGTGATGTTCAGCGTCATATTATTATTCATTCTGGAGAAAAGCCTCATTTGTGTGATATCTGTGGCAGAGGTATGTAAGAACCAAAGTTTCTGCCTCTGAGGTTTTTTTGACTGAAATGTGAGGAGTCATTTTAATCTCAGTGTCCGTCATATTTTTCTAGGATTCAGTAACTTTAGTAATTTAAAGGAGCACAAAAAGACCCA encodes:
- the ZBTB49 gene encoding zinc finger and BTB domain-containing protein 49 isoform X3; the protein is MDTVASHSCHLLQQLHEQRIQGLLCDCMLVVKGVCFKAHKNVLAAFSQYFRTLFQNSSGQKNDVFHLDIKNVGGIGQILDFMYTSHLDLSQDNVQAMLDIAQCLQVQNVLNICHTFLKSSAAVEQTASMPCNSVFSLQNTLTADTSCANDSYGTNLLHECSSDTQANKVLADHHSHASQSVNLHAPSGDVQKQPQDSLDGNCTELPFKQPNYYYKLRNFYSKQFYKQNACSNHERVAEQSFSYNTSTEINTVENNACTVNHSECILETSDHLPSNFLVQSVNEAAPDQDAESTLMQPTKQMRLKKAIHLKKLNFLRSQKSAEQPPEPKRDDSRITGVIESVNESNVDMTNVRVTEEKETEDLVNSENFEQTVEIEKSQGPLEQEGQSQTLQSQRQYTCDLCGKAFKHPSNLELHKRSHTGNISHPLPSTPKERTLGRMENNRSRVTLSCEKPFECNICGKHFSQAGNLQTHLRRHSGEKPYICEICGKRFAASGDVQRHIIIHSGEKPHLCDICGRGFSNFSNLKEHKKTHTADKVFTCDECGKSFNMQRKLVKHRIRHTGERPYSCSACDGERQRSLEHQSSNSSAKWFSHYFQIWISVNHFLNVFHGSRMGRMPAGALGTQGSSLMCLEGLWSHPVTRQIGRKVYFVLLPLSSRYTK